The nucleotide sequence CAGTCAGCGCGATCCCCAAGTCACCACGGTATTCCTGTACCCAGGTTTCCAGCGCTGCTTTCTGGAAATCTCGCAAACGGACGTCTAAAGCTTGGAACGCCTGCAGGAATTCATGTGCCATAGTACCGATTGGAGTAATACCTAATTCTTTGGCTAACAAGACATTACTGGTTCCACGAAACACATGCGGTGCAGCCTTGTTAAACTCTTCCACCACATGCTTTTGCCATTCGAAGCTGTAACGACGGCGGGTACCAAAATCCGAGACCAGGAATGGCGGATCATTCGGATCCTGTGCTGCATCGTACTGTTTTAGCAATTCAATCTTGGCTTTCAGGCGACGCTCGCCTTCTGTCAGCACGTCAGGCGTACGGATACGGCTGAAATAGAGTTCATTCACAATCGCCAGCACAAAGATTTCAAACATCATCGCCTGCACCATCGGACCTTCAACAGTAATATCCAGACGGCCTTCGCTGTCGATGCTGGCTTTGATAAAGCGGCGTTTCAGCTGGAACAGTTCCAGATAATCGACAAAGTCGCTTTTGATAAAGCGCATGCCACGCAGGTATTGCAGTTCATCTTCTTTAAATTTCAGCTGGCACAGCAAATCGAGCTGATGGTTGAGATCATCCAGAATATCAGTCAGTGGATAAACTGTATCTTCTAGGTTGCGGCAACGGAAATGGTACAGGCTGTGGGTTTGCGGAAACTTGTGCAAGACCACTTGTAACATGGTGAATTTATACAAGTCAGTATCAAGCAGGGATTGGATGATTGGCGCCATAACTTCAGAAATATCGCTGTGCTTATCTCTGCATTAAAGCATAAAACGGCTCGTAATATTGCAGGAATTACGTACAGCTAGGTGAAAATATCACGAAAAATTAAATGTAAAAAACAGCTTATTTATCTGCTTTTACTGAAAATTTCTTGGCTGTCTGAATGATTTTTTGTAGCTGTTTTTTCCTGGCCAATCACTTTGGCAAACTCAGCCATAGTCTTCGGTCCAGTCTGTTGAATCTCAATAAATGGAGTAAATTTTAAGCAGTATCCATCCACACCTTTTCTGCTGATCTTGTACAATGCAGGCAATTTTTTAGTTTTGAGTCAAATATGCGTGCATTGTTACAACGGGTACTTGAAGCCAAAGTCGTGGTCGAGGGTGAAACCACTGGCGAAATCCAGCATGGCATTCTGGTGTTTTTGGGGATTGGCAAAGAAGATACTCTGGAAAAAGGTCAGAAGCTGATTGATAAAATCTTGAAATACCGTTTCTTTGATGATGATCAAGGCAAAATGGGCTGGAACGTGACACAGGCTAATGGTGGAATTTTACTGGTGTCACAATTTACCCTGATGGCACAAACCCAGAAAGGCTTACGTCCCGATTTTGGACCAGCCATGCCACCTGCAGAAGCCAAAGCCATGTATGAGCAACTGGTGGACTATACCAAATCACAATTTCCAGCGGTTCAGACCGGCATTTTTGGCGCGGACATGAAAGTGCATCTGGTCAATGATGGACCGGTGACGTTTAATCTGGAAGTAGAATAAACAAATAAAAAAGCCCTCGGATTGAGTAATGCCAGTCAGTTAAGCAAATATTAGCAAAATGTAGTAAAAATGAGTGTATGTAAATACGCTCATTTTTTTATGTCTTTATCTGAACATTTAGAATCCACTCTTGAACATGCTCTCCCATCACTTAGCCATTTTTGTGAACTTATTGACTTAAATTGGATTGAAACATCTCTGCATCAAACAGGTAAGGCATCGATCAGAAGGAGAAAATTACCTGCTGAGCACGTGGTTTGGCTTGTTCTTGGGCTTGCCTTGTTTCGCAATCAACCCATCAGCTATGTGGTAGAACAATTAAAACTCGTGTTTGGTACAACAGATTATTGTGTTCCTAGTGCAGCTGTCCAAGCTCGACAACGTTTAGGTCGAGAACCCTTAGCCGCCTTATTCTCCTTAATCAGCCAAGCATGGTTTGATGAATCACAACAACAATATTCAACCTTTCAAGGTCTTAGTGTATGTGCTGTTGACGGGGTGGTTTGGTCTATGCCACTGACCAAGGAGAATTTTAATCATTTTGGCTCATCTAAAGGTAAAACTGCTGTAGCACCTTACCCACAAGTTAGAGCCACGTGTCTAGTGAATACCAATACTCATGAAATCATAGATGCCCAAATAGGCAGTATGGATCAAGGTGAACTCACATTAGCAAATCAATTATCTCCTCCAGCACAAAGTATTACTTTGTTTGATCGAGCTTATTTCTCTGCTGATTTTTTAATAGGCTGGCAAACACGTGGAGAATCAAGTCATTGGCTGATGCGAGCAAAAGATAATTTACGTTATGACATAATTAAACGGAATTCCCCACATGATTTTCATATCAGGATGCCAATATCAGCAAGAACCAAAAAACTTAATCCAGCATTAGGAGATTACTGGGAAGCACGTTTAATTGAAGTTGAGCAGGCAGGAAAAATCAGACGTTACATTACTTCATTATTAGATTCAAAGACATACCCACTTATAGCCTTGGCAAAGTTATATGCTCAGCGTTGGGAAATTGAAATGTGTTACCGAGAAATTAAAAGCAATTTACAGGAAGGTAAGCACTTAAGGAGCAAACAGCCAGACTTAATTTATCAAGAATTATGGGGTGTCTTGATTGCTTATAATGTTCTAAGAAGACAAATGAAATATATGGCTCAACGTGCCAAAGTAAGCCCGTTGAGGATCAGTTTTCATATTGCATCTATTGCCCTTCTTAATTTACTCAGATTCGACTCTTTGGCTTCTGCAGGTAATCTACCCAAACATCTGGAAAGTTTAATGGAGAAATCTAATCGGTATGTTATACCTGAGAGAAGAGTGAGGAGTTATCCAAGGGTTGTAAAAGGAAAACCTCAAAAATACCCAAGAAAAAGCCAGTCAATCTCTTAACTGACTGGCATTACTCGGATTGAGGGCTTTTGCTTTTAAAAAATCTTTCATCCTACCTTTTCTTTCTTCCTCTGGGAGAAACACAAAGAGGGTGTAAAAAGGATGAAAGATTTTTAATTTATTTACCAGTCTTTTCTTTAATAAACTGACGCACCAGTTTCACTTTTTCTTTGACTGGTTTTGGCAGTTTCGGTGGAATCATTTTCGCGACTTGGTTAAACCAAACCAGCAAACCAAAATCCCCTTCCATCTTGATACTGCCGTTTTGCATACCGGTCATAAACGCAGTCGGGTCACCTTTCATCAAGGTTTTTACACCCTGCTCGCTATCGGCAAACTGCAACACGAAATCTGCGGGTTCAGGATTGCCAGATACCGTATCGATCTGACCATTATTGA is from Acinetobacter sp. ANC 7912 and encodes:
- the pncB gene encoding nicotinate phosphoribosyltransferase; its protein translation is MAPIIQSLLDTDLYKFTMLQVVLHKFPQTHSLYHFRCRNLEDTVYPLTDILDDLNHQLDLLCQLKFKEDELQYLRGMRFIKSDFVDYLELFQLKRRFIKASIDSEGRLDITVEGPMVQAMMFEIFVLAIVNELYFSRIRTPDVLTEGERRLKAKIELLKQYDAAQDPNDPPFLVSDFGTRRRYSFEWQKHVVEEFNKAAPHVFRGTSNVLLAKELGITPIGTMAHEFLQAFQALDVRLRDFQKAALETWVQEYRGDLGIALTDVVGMDAFLRDFDLYFAKLFDGLRHDSGDPYEWGDKAYAHYKKLKIDSKTKMLTFSDGLNLEKAWKLHQYFKDRFQVSFGIGTNLTNDMGQTPLNIVLKLVECNRQSVAKISDSPGKTMTDNDTFLAYLRQVFDISEMAEA
- the dtd gene encoding D-aminoacyl-tRNA deacylase yields the protein MRALLQRVLEAKVVVEGETTGEIQHGILVFLGIGKEDTLEKGQKLIDKILKYRFFDDDQGKMGWNVTQANGGILLVSQFTLMAQTQKGLRPDFGPAMPPAEAKAMYEQLVDYTKSQFPAVQTGIFGADMKVHLVNDGPVTFNLEVE
- a CDS encoding IS4 family transposase — its product is MSLSEHLESTLEHALPSLSHFCELIDLNWIETSLHQTGKASIRRRKLPAEHVVWLVLGLALFRNQPISYVVEQLKLVFGTTDYCVPSAAVQARQRLGREPLAALFSLISQAWFDESQQQYSTFQGLSVCAVDGVVWSMPLTKENFNHFGSSKGKTAVAPYPQVRATCLVNTNTHEIIDAQIGSMDQGELTLANQLSPPAQSITLFDRAYFSADFLIGWQTRGESSHWLMRAKDNLRYDIIKRNSPHDFHIRMPISARTKKLNPALGDYWEARLIEVEQAGKIRRYITSLLDSKTYPLIALAKLYAQRWEIEMCYREIKSNLQEGKHLRSKQPDLIYQELWGVLIAYNVLRRQMKYMAQRAKVSPLRISFHIASIALLNLLRFDSLASAGNLPKHLESLMEKSNRYVIPERRVRSYPRVVKGKPQKYPRKSQSIS
- a CDS encoding SCP-2 sterol transfer family protein, yielding MKLSSIPVVKLPLVDVSTDPLDLLVAGLALRMKQLARTSPKFIELVHERQFRIQIGTDEGFARQIIVNNGQIDTVSGNPEPADFVLQFADSEQGVKTLMKGDPTAFMTGMQNGSIKMEGDFGLLVWFNQVAKMIPPKLPKPVKEKVKLVRQFIKEKTGK